In Longimicrobium sp., the genomic window CACCCGCGCCCACTACGTGCACCGCAGCGCGGCAGGCGAGGTGGTGGGGAGAACGCGCGTGGTGGGGCCGGGGTGGCTGGAGTCGAGGCCGCACTTCGTCCACAGCGACGAGCGCGGCGAGCAGGTCGGCAAATCCTACATCAAGTCTCCCGGCCTTTTGGACACGGTGTTCGGACTCCTGGATCCTCCCCCACACCTGGTCACCTATAACGCGAACTCCGAGCGCGTGGGGTCGGTGTGGGTGCGGCCTCCCGGGTTCATGGACGTCGAGCAGCGCTCTCACCTGGCGTCGTACGACGCGGTGGGACAGTCCACGGGTACGACCCGCCTGGTGCTGCCCAATCGGTTCGAGCCCCATCCCCACCTGGTGCACCATGGCTGAGGCGGCTCTCGGCGAATACGTGCGCATCTGCAAGCAAGCCGGCTGCAAAGCACCGTTCGTAGTGTCGGCTCCATCGCTCGCACTCGACCGCATGGTGGGGTTTTCCGACCCCGAGTACTGCCCCGACCACCGGGTGCGTCACGCGCGGTCGTACGGCCGCATCGCCATGCACCATCCCGACGCGCGCGAATCGGCATGGGGCAGGGAGGCGCTGGCGCGACCGAAGGCCGACGGTACGGTGAACCTGGGGCCGGGGGGGCTGGGCCGGTTCAGCCGGGATGCGCGCCCGCTGAAGAAGCGCACTCGGCCGATCGTGCAGCGAGAGTTTCCAATCGCTGCGATGGACGACGAGATCCTGGCCGCGCTTGAGCGCCACCAGGTGCTCGTGCTCGTCGGAGAGACCGGATCTGGAAAGTCGACGCACGTGCCGCACCTGCTGCTCCGCTCCGCCTGGTCGCGACGGGGGCCGATCGTCGTCACCCAGCCGCGCATCCTGGCCACGGAAGCTATTCCGTCCTTCGTCGCCCAGCTCAACGGGTCCAGCTACGGACCGGGCGCGGAGGTGGGATACACCCACTCCCGCGAGGATAAGTACGACCGCCGGACGCGCCTCCTGTTCATGACCGACGGGAAGCTCATCAACGACATTGTATCGGGGCGCATCGGAAACTACAGTGTCGTGATGATCGACGAGGCGCACGAGCGGAGCGTCAACATCGACGTGATCCTCGGCCTCATGAAGGACCAGCTGGCGCTCTATCCGCACCTCCGCCTCATCATCGCGAGCGCGACGATCGATTATCAAAGCTTCATGACCTTCTACGGGGGGCCGGAGCGCGTTGGCTACGTGTATTCAAAGAGTCGCCTTTTCCCCGTCGAACCGCATTTCTGGGGCGAGGAAGACTGGTGGCAGCCGCTGAACGAAGGGCAGCTCCCCGACTCGAACGCTCTCCCCGCGACGATCGCCGAGCTGGTGCGCCAGCTGTGGGGTCCCGCGGGTCATGGAGCACGCGGCGACCCCGAGGATGGGCACATCCTCGTCTTCCTTCCGGGCACGGCCGAGATCGACCTGACGGTGTCTCGCATCCGCGCGCTCGGCCTGCCGAACCTGCTGTGCCTTCCGCTCTACGCCAACCGGCCGCCGACGGAGCAGCAGCGCGCCATCGCCCCCGAAAGCCCCCACGACCTGCAGCGCCGGCGCGTCATCGTCTCCACCAACGTGGCGGAGACGTCGCTCACAGTGGAGGGCGTCCGGCACGTGATCGATTCGGGCTATATCAAGCAATCGACGTGGAACCCCGTGGGACGGGTTGCCGAGCTGCGGACGCTGTGGCACTCCCAGGCAGGGTGCAGGCAGCGCTGGGGGCGGGCCGGGCGACTCGCACCGGGCGATGCATGGCTGCTGTATACCCGCGATCAGTTCGAGTCCCGGTTCCCACCCTTCACGGCTCCGGGCGTCGCCCGGGCGTCGATGGAGGAGGTGCTTCTGACCGTCGCGGCGGCGGGGGTACCCGACCTGCAGGCGTTTCCCTGGATCCCGCTGGAGGAGGAGACGGACCGGGCGCGCTTCCGCCGTGAGCAAGAGACCGCCCTCCGTGCGCTGCAGGCTCGCGGAATTCTGGACAAGGACGGGGATCTGACGGAGTTTGGGCTGGAGTTGCGGGGGGCGCAGAGCGGGATGGACCTGGCCGCCGCCTTCGCCCTTGGCGACCGATACGCCATGGGCGTCGAGGTGGCGACGCTCGTCCCCTTCCTGAAGCTGGACCACGGGACCCAGACCCTTCTCCGGCGCGAGGACGACCTCGTCGACGGGATCGAGGACGCCGCAGGGCGCCGCGAGCTGCAGTGGAGCATCCGGGTCCGTCGGCTCGCGCTGTTCGCGGGATGCGAGGACGATCTGGACCTGTTCGTGAAGCTGTGGATGGGATGGATCTCGACCGAAGGCGCCGAGCGCGCGGCCTGGTGCGAGCGAACCGGAATCGACGCGCGTGCGTTCCGGGACACCATAGTGGAGCAGCGTGACCGGCTCGTCCGCAGCCTCGCGGACGACCGCAAGGCCGAGGAGCGCCAGCCGCAGATCGAAAAGCTCGACGCGCTCCGTGCGCTCCTCGCGTGCGCCCTCCCCCACGCGCTGCATGTCTCAAGGCAGGCCGAAGACGGCCCGGGGCGGGAGCCCGCCGGGCTCGTGGAAGGAGACGATGTCTTTGCACTTGGCGAGGTCTCGGGCTCGCGCGCGGGGATCTATCGCCGGCTCCGGCGCCGCCCCGGCGAGTCCGACGACGAAGCGCTGGCGGAGATCATCCCCACCTCAGTAGCGGCGCAAAACCCGTCGCCGTGCTGCTTGATCTGCCAGCGGAGGGGAAACTTCCTCCGCCCGGCCCGCACCGCGGTGCTGGGGATGAACGTGGTCCGCGTCGATCCAGCGTGGATTGAGCCGGAGGGGTCCCCAAAGTCCGGCCAGATGGTTGACCGCGCCCTCCGCTTCTCAGCGCTTTCCCGAGGGCGGCCGCCAGAACGGCATGCTGCTACCCGGCTCCGGCTCCTGCTCTCGCTCGTGCTTCCCGTGGGCACGCGGGTCGACGCGATGCTGGCCGAAGCCACGACCTCGTGGATGCGTTGCCGGCTTGTGGTCGTGGCCCCCAACCCGGAGCTGTTCCCGGGCACGACGGAGCTGGCAGTAGACGCCTTGCTTCCGCTGGACCAAGCCGCCGGGCTGGAGCCGGGCGCGAAGTTCACCGCATCGGTGGATCGCTACGAGGGAGCGGTGCCCGTGCTCGCGCGCACCGACACGGCCCAGGCGCTGGCGCGGTTCCGCGCCCGTTATCGGCCGGGCGTCTTTACCCAGGTGGTGCTCCGGCGCGTGTTGGAGGACCCCGCGGGGCGGCTGCCGTGCTTTCTCGTGGAGGACGTGGAAACCGGCGCTGCTATCCCGATGCTCCCCGCGGACTTCTGTGGCAACGCGCCGTTCCGCGCCGAGTTTGGGCTTCGCTTCGAGCCCGGAGACCGGTTCACTGTACGGGTCGAAGAGACGGAAAGCATTGTCCGCGTCTCCCGAGCAGAGGCGCTGCTGGCTGAGGTCCTCTCGGTACCCTCGGACCAGAACCGCACCGTACAGACGGTCTCCGTCGAACGCATTGATCAGTTCGGAGCTTGGGTCCGGCTCGGTGGGTACGTGGCGCTCGTCTCCCGCGGGGGATGGCCGGAGCAGAACGTCGAGGTGGGCGGCAGGCTGAAGGGGAAGGTCCGCGCCCGCCTGCGCCGCGGCGACAGGGACGATCTGGAGCGCGCACGGGCGGAGGGGAAGCCGTTCGCCGGCGGGGTGGCGCTGGGGTACGATGTCGACCTGAGAGCGCCGGAGGCATACGCCCGCTTCGCGAGCTTTCACGGCAACGGTAGCCGCGTAAACGTGGTGGTGGACTCTTCGTTGAACGAAGGTTCGCTCATCGCCCGTGCGGGCGACCAGCGGATCTACATCCCGGAGGATGAGCTCGGGCTGAACGACGCGGGCACCTTGCGGCGGGCGCGAAGCTTCGAGCCGGGTTCTTCGCTCGACGTGCTCGTTACGCGCATGCAGGAGCACCGCGCTGAAGTCAGCGGAAGCGTGTGGCGAGCCGAGACGATGCTTGGTGAGTTCGCCGAAGGCGCGGTGGTGCCAGTACGCGTGGTGCTGGTCCGTTCGGGAGACTGGCCCCTCTGCATCGGGGCCGTCGAAGGCAAGTATCGGATCGAGCTCACGGACGAGGGCCTGCAGGAGGGTGCATGGGTGCAGGCACGCATCGACCGCTTCAAATCAGCCAGCGGGTGGCTGACGGGCACGGTTGTGCCATGAAGCAGAGCAACCGCCCATCCTCCTTAAAGTTCCGTTCACCTGATTTCGATGTGCGGTTGACCGCGCTGGTTCACGAGATGGAGCAGAGCATCCGGCAGAGCCAGCCATTCGACGCCTCCGTCCCGCCGCACCGCGAGCTCACCGAAGCGCTTCACCGCGTCGCTTACGGCTCCCCGGAACAGCCGGAACCCGGTGAGCTGCTCATACGCTATGCCGACAATACCCGGGGACGCCCGTTCCCGGTGCGGCACCTCTGGCCGGTGCCCGAACCCGCCGCGTGGCTGCCCCGGCTCGAGCTGGGAACGCTGAGCTTCCGCCACCTCGATTACGATTCCAAGGTGGACCTGTACCTGATCCGCCACCGCGAGACGCGCGGGCTCATCCAAGGGGCGGTCGAGAATCTCGCCGCCAGCAGGATGCGCGAGATCCTGGCGTCACCCGCGCTGGCCGCGGGCGGCTGCATCAACGTGTACCAGACAGGGCTGGAGCCTCTCGTCGTGGGACTCTACCGCGCCGTGACGGAGCACTTCATGGACCGGGCGGGCACGGACGAGGTCTCCCCGCTTTACATTCGGCCAATCTACTTCGTGAACGAGGAAGAGCCTGACCTCGGGAGCGTCTGGGGGCAGATATGAAGCGCGACGCCGAGGACCCGCCCATGGTGGTTGCCGATCCCCACGTCGTCTACCGCGACGCGGTCCATACCTCGCCCTGGAACTTGGCCGAGGGCGCACACCTTCCCCAGCGGGACGACTGGTCCACGTTCCGCTACGCGGTAAAGGACGTCGTTCTGGGTGTCGCCACCCACCGTTATGACCGGGCGGCCCGCCGGTTGGAAGTGCGCGCCTACTTCGCCGGCGAGCATCCTGCCTACGAGGCCTTCGAGCCCACTCGGATCCTTTTCCTCGTGCTGGCGTCGCAGGCCTGGCAAACGGCACGGAGGATGGAGATTCGCTTCGACGGGGGGGTCCCCTGGGACCTGCGCCTGTACTTGGAGCGCGAACTCGGTGAGCGCCTGTCCGGCCATCGGGAAGACCTCCCGCACGAGTTGGCCTTGCGCCTCTACCTGAAGCTGACCGACCTCCCCGAAGCGCTGCTGGAGTCCCTGGGGTCCATCCCTCCCGAGCACGTGTGCTTCCATGTGCACCGCGGAACGTGGAGTGCCCGCCAAGTTCGATCGATGTGGCGGCGGGGCGTACCGCTCGGCTGGGTTTTCCGCCGCTGCCCGGATCCTGTTCGCCAGTCTATGGCCTACATGCATCTGCTGCTGCACCTGTCGGCCCTCATGCTAGAGGAGCACGCGCTCGGCCGGCTGTGCGGCCGCGAAGAGGGCGCACGTGCGGGGGCGACGATAACCCCAGGGCCAGACGACCGCGGCCTGAAGTCTTCCGAGCCAATCTACCTGAGCGGTCCCGACATGCTCACTTCCGTATTGCTGCGGGCAGGCAACCCGTTTGACCTATATCCCGTGCTGGAAGGGACGGCCCAACGGGCAATGGCGGCCGTTGCCGCGAAGATTGCGGCTG contains:
- a CDS encoding helicase-related protein, which translates into the protein MAEAALGEYVRICKQAGCKAPFVVSAPSLALDRMVGFSDPEYCPDHRVRHARSYGRIAMHHPDARESAWGREALARPKADGTVNLGPGGLGRFSRDARPLKKRTRPIVQREFPIAAMDDEILAALERHQVLVLVGETGSGKSTHVPHLLLRSAWSRRGPIVVTQPRILATEAIPSFVAQLNGSSYGPGAEVGYTHSREDKYDRRTRLLFMTDGKLINDIVSGRIGNYSVVMIDEAHERSVNIDVILGLMKDQLALYPHLRLIIASATIDYQSFMTFYGGPERVGYVYSKSRLFPVEPHFWGEEDWWQPLNEGQLPDSNALPATIAELVRQLWGPAGHGARGDPEDGHILVFLPGTAEIDLTVSRIRALGLPNLLCLPLYANRPPTEQQRAIAPESPHDLQRRRVIVSTNVAETSLTVEGVRHVIDSGYIKQSTWNPVGRVAELRTLWHSQAGCRQRWGRAGRLAPGDAWLLYTRDQFESRFPPFTAPGVARASMEEVLLTVAAAGVPDLQAFPWIPLEEETDRARFRREQETALRALQARGILDKDGDLTEFGLELRGAQSGMDLAAAFALGDRYAMGVEVATLVPFLKLDHGTQTLLRREDDLVDGIEDAAGRRELQWSIRVRRLALFAGCEDDLDLFVKLWMGWISTEGAERAAWCERTGIDARAFRDTIVEQRDRLVRSLADDRKAEERQPQIEKLDALRALLACALPHALHVSRQAEDGPGREPAGLVEGDDVFALGEVSGSRAGIYRRLRRRPGESDDEALAEIIPTSVAAQNPSPCCLICQRRGNFLRPARTAVLGMNVVRVDPAWIEPEGSPKSGQMVDRALRFSALSRGRPPERHAATRLRLLLSLVLPVGTRVDAMLAEATTSWMRCRLVVVAPNPELFPGTTELAVDALLPLDQAAGLEPGAKFTASVDRYEGAVPVLARTDTAQALARFRARYRPGVFTQVVLRRVLEDPAGRLPCFLVEDVETGAAIPMLPADFCGNAPFRAEFGLRFEPGDRFTVRVEETESIVRVSRAEALLAEVLSVPSDQNRTVQTVSVERIDQFGAWVRLGGYVALVSRGGWPEQNVEVGGRLKGKVRARLRRGDRDDLERARAEGKPFAGGVALGYDVDLRAPEAYARFASFHGNGSRVNVVVDSSLNEGSLIARAGDQRIYIPEDELGLNDAGTLRRARSFEPGSSLDVLVTRMQEHRAEVSGSVWRAETMLGEFAEGAVVPVRVVLVRSGDWPLCIGAVEGKYRIELTDEGLQEGAWVQARIDRFKSASGWLTGTVVP